The Mycolicibacterium boenickei genome has a segment encoding these proteins:
- the purF gene encoding amidophosphoribosyltransferase produces MTGQQLDDENEPREECGVFGVWAPGEDVAKLTYYGLYALQHRGQEAAGIAVSDGSQILVFKDLGLVSQVFDEQTLAAMPGHVAVGHCRYSTTGSTTWENAQPVFRNTAAGTGVALGHNGNLVNTAELAAQAREAGLIDMKGSTATVTATTDSDILGALLAHGAADATLEQAALELLPKVRGAFCLTFMDENTLYAARDPHGVRPLALGRLDRGWVVASETAALDIVGASFVRDIEPGELLAIDADGVRSTRFANPEPKGCVFEYVYLARPDSTLVGRSVHATRVDIGRRLAREHPIDADLVIGVPESGTPAAVGYAQESGIPFGQGLMKNAYVGRTFIQPSQTIRQLGIRLKLNPLREVIRGKRLIVVDDSIVRGNTQRALVRMLREAGALEVHVRIASPPVKWPCFYGIDFATPAELIANAASAEHPGEMLEAVRHAIGADSLGYISQQGMIAATEQPPTRLCSACFDGNYPIELPGETALGKNVIEHMLATAARTGVPLQADNDNASALRRP; encoded by the coding sequence GTGACTGGCCAGCAGCTCGACGACGAGAACGAACCGCGCGAGGAATGCGGCGTATTCGGGGTCTGGGCCCCGGGTGAAGACGTCGCAAAGCTCACCTATTACGGCCTGTACGCGCTGCAGCACCGCGGCCAGGAAGCCGCGGGCATCGCCGTGTCCGACGGCTCGCAGATTCTGGTGTTCAAAGATCTCGGCCTGGTCAGCCAGGTGTTCGACGAGCAGACCCTGGCCGCGATGCCGGGCCACGTCGCCGTCGGCCACTGCCGCTACTCCACGACCGGCTCCACCACCTGGGAGAACGCCCAGCCGGTGTTCCGGAACACCGCCGCGGGGACGGGCGTCGCGCTCGGCCACAACGGCAACCTCGTCAACACCGCCGAACTGGCCGCCCAGGCCCGCGAAGCCGGACTGATCGACATGAAGGGGTCGACGGCCACTGTCACCGCTACAACGGACTCCGACATTCTCGGTGCGCTGCTGGCGCACGGCGCGGCCGACGCCACGCTGGAGCAGGCCGCCCTTGAACTGCTGCCGAAGGTGCGCGGCGCGTTCTGCCTGACCTTCATGGACGAGAACACCCTGTACGCCGCGCGCGACCCGCACGGGGTGCGCCCGCTGGCCCTCGGCCGGCTCGACCGGGGCTGGGTGGTGGCCTCGGAGACCGCCGCGCTCGACATCGTCGGCGCCTCGTTCGTCCGCGACATCGAACCCGGTGAACTGCTGGCCATCGATGCCGACGGCGTGCGCTCCACCCGATTCGCCAACCCCGAGCCCAAGGGCTGCGTCTTCGAATACGTCTATCTGGCCCGTCCGGACAGCACGCTGGTGGGCCGCTCGGTGCACGCCACCCGCGTCGACATCGGCCGCCGGCTGGCTCGCGAGCACCCGATCGACGCCGATCTGGTGATCGGTGTCCCGGAGTCCGGAACGCCGGCCGCGGTCGGTTACGCCCAGGAATCCGGCATCCCGTTCGGCCAGGGCCTGATGAAGAACGCCTACGTGGGCCGCACCTTCATCCAGCCCTCGCAGACCATCCGTCAGCTCGGTATCCGGCTCAAGCTCAACCCGCTGCGCGAGGTGATCCGCGGTAAGCGGCTGATCGTCGTCGACGACTCGATCGTGCGCGGCAACACCCAGCGCGCCCTGGTCCGCATGCTGCGCGAAGCCGGGGCGCTGGAGGTGCACGTCCGGATCGCCTCGCCGCCGGTGAAATGGCCCTGCTTCTACGGCATCGACTTCGCCACCCCGGCCGAGCTCATCGCCAACGCCGCATCCGCCGAGCACCCGGGCGAGATGCTGGAGGCGGTGCGGCACGCCATCGGCGCCGACAGCCTGGGCTACATCTCCCAGCAGGGCATGATCGCGGCCACCGAACAACCGCCGACCCGGCTGTGTTCGGCCTGTTTCGACGGGAACTACCCGATCGAACTGCCCGGCGAGACCGCGCTCGGCAAGAACGTCATCGAGCACATGCTGGCCACCGCGGCCCGCACCGGCGTCCCGCTGCAGGCCGACAACGACAACGCATCGGCACTGCGCAGGCCCTGA
- a CDS encoding DUF3073 domain-containing protein, giving the protein MGRGRAKAKQTKVARELKYSSPNTDFSQLQRELSGSPDSGDVNDDADEWSGEDDWRR; this is encoded by the coding sequence ATGGGCCGCGGCCGGGCGAAGGCAAAGCAGACCAAGGTGGCACGTGAGTTGAAGTACAGCTCACCGAACACCGACTTCAGTCAGCTCCAACGTGAGCTGTCGGGATCTCCCGATTCCGGTGACGTCAATGACGACGCCGATGAATGGTCGGGTGAGGATGACTGGCGGCGCTGA
- the purM gene encoding phosphoribosylformylglycinamidine cyclo-ligase, which translates to MTKGAEQHGIAEHNSISYASAGVDIEAGDRAVELFKPLAAKATRPEVRGGLGGFAGLFALRGGYREPVLAASTDGVGTKLAVAQAMDKHDTVGLDLVAMVVDDLVVCGAEPLFLQDYIAVGRTVPERVSAIVSGIAEGCVQAGCALLGGETAEHPGLMEPDHYDISATGVGIVEADDVLGPDRVRPGDVIIAMKSSGLHSNGYSLARKVLLEIDRMNLAGHVEEFGRTLGEELLEPTRIYAKDCLALAAETQVRTFCHVTGGGLAGNLERVVPHGLTAELDRGTWTPAPVFQMIAQRGRIERAEMEKTFNMGVGMVAVVAPEDTDRALAILTARHLDCWTLGTVKKGGKDSVRAQLVGQHPRF; encoded by the coding sequence ATGACTAAGGGCGCCGAACAGCACGGCATCGCCGAACACAACAGCATTTCGTACGCGTCAGCCGGGGTCGATATCGAAGCCGGTGACCGCGCTGTCGAACTCTTCAAACCCCTCGCCGCCAAGGCGACCCGACCGGAGGTCCGGGGCGGCCTGGGCGGCTTTGCCGGGTTGTTCGCCTTACGCGGCGGATACCGCGAGCCGGTGCTCGCCGCCTCGACCGACGGCGTGGGCACCAAGCTCGCCGTCGCGCAGGCCATGGACAAGCACGACACAGTCGGGCTCGACCTGGTCGCGATGGTGGTCGACGACCTCGTGGTGTGCGGCGCCGAGCCGTTGTTCCTGCAGGACTACATCGCCGTCGGGCGCACCGTCCCCGAGCGGGTCAGCGCGATCGTGTCCGGCATCGCCGAAGGCTGTGTCCAGGCCGGCTGCGCGTTGCTGGGCGGCGAGACTGCCGAACACCCGGGCCTGATGGAACCCGACCACTACGACATCTCCGCGACCGGCGTCGGCATCGTCGAGGCCGACGATGTGCTCGGGCCCGACCGGGTCCGCCCCGGCGACGTGATCATCGCCATGAAGTCCAGCGGACTGCACTCCAACGGCTACTCGCTGGCCCGCAAGGTGCTGCTGGAGATCGACCGGATGAACCTGGCCGGCCACGTCGAGGAATTCGGCCGCACGCTCGGCGAGGAACTCCTGGAGCCGACCCGCATCTACGCCAAGGACTGCCTGGCGCTGGCCGCCGAGACACAGGTGCGCACCTTCTGCCACGTCACCGGTGGCGGCCTGGCGGGCAACTTGGAGCGCGTGGTGCCCCACGGACTGACCGCAGAACTCGACCGCGGCACGTGGACCCCGGCACCCGTGTTCCAGATGATCGCCCAGCGCGGACGCATCGAGCGCGCCGAGATGGAGAAGACGTTCAACATGGGCGTCGGGATGGTCGCGGTCGTGGCCCCGGAGGACACCGATCGCGCGCTGGCCATCCTGACCGCACGGCACCTGGACTGCTGGACGCTGGGAACCGTCAAGAAGGGCGGCAAGGACAGTGTGCGCGCCCAGCTGGTCGGACAGCATCCGCGGTTCTAG
- a CDS encoding aminodeoxychorismate lyase has product MASQPAVLVTLDGQIHDPNVPLLHADDLAAVRGDGVFETLLVRDGGPCLFEAHLGRLTQSAKMLDLPEPDLDAWRSAVTLGVERWTADNDGDGVLRLVYSRGRESGGPTTAFATIGALADRVAGVRRDGLAAITLERGLPLNASDMPWLVAGAKTLSYAVNMAALRHAERNGAGDVIFVSSDGYLLEGPRSTVVIATEGEDGQPLLLTPPPWYPILRGTTQQALFEVARNKGYDCDFRALKPSDLLTAQGVWLVSSITLAARVHTLDGQPLPDAPLAADVSGLVDAAIVSDR; this is encoded by the coding sequence ATGGCAAGCCAACCAGCCGTCCTGGTCACCCTCGACGGGCAGATCCACGACCCCAACGTCCCGCTGCTGCATGCCGACGACCTGGCCGCCGTGCGCGGAGACGGAGTCTTCGAGACGCTGCTGGTGCGTGACGGCGGACCTTGCCTGTTTGAGGCGCACCTGGGGCGGTTGACCCAGTCCGCCAAGATGCTGGATCTGCCCGAGCCGGATCTGGACGCCTGGCGGTCGGCGGTGACGCTGGGGGTTGAGCGCTGGACGGCCGACAACGACGGCGACGGGGTGCTGCGCCTGGTGTACAGCCGTGGGCGGGAGAGCGGCGGGCCCACGACGGCCTTCGCCACCATCGGCGCGCTCGCCGACCGGGTGGCCGGGGTGCGCCGGGACGGGCTCGCGGCGATCACGCTGGAGCGCGGGCTGCCCCTCAACGCCAGCGACATGCCGTGGCTGGTGGCAGGCGCCAAGACCCTGTCCTATGCGGTGAACATGGCCGCGCTGCGACATGCCGAGCGCAACGGCGCGGGCGACGTGATCTTCGTCAGTTCCGATGGCTATCTGCTGGAGGGGCCGCGGTCCACGGTGGTGATCGCGACCGAAGGCGAGGACGGGCAACCGCTGCTGCTCACGCCGCCGCCGTGGTATCCGATCCTGCGCGGCACCACTCAGCAGGCTCTGTTCGAGGTGGCTCGCAACAAGGGCTACGACTGCGACTTCCGCGCCCTCAAGCCATCGGATCTGCTTACCGCGCAAGGGGTTTGGCTGGTCTCCAGCATCACTCTCGCGGCCCGCGTGCATACTCTGGACGGGCAGCCGCTGCCCGATGCGCCGCTGGCCGCCGACGTCTCCGGCCTGGTCGACGCCGCGATCGTCAGCGATCGCTGA
- a CDS encoding FABP family protein, which produces MTSDRDIPAEASVPEPGSGDRAIAAAAERAKATATRNIPVFDDLPVPADTANLRDGVELNDALLALLPLVGVWRGEGEGRDTHGDYRFGQQIVVSHDGGDYLNWDSRSWRLTATGEYDSPGLRETGYWRFVTDPEDPAGRDESQAIELLLAHSAGYVELFYGKPLTQASWELVTDALARSKSGLLVGGAKRLYGIVEGGDLGYVEERVDADGGLVPHLSARLSRFVG; this is translated from the coding sequence GTGACCTCCGACCGAGACATTCCAGCCGAGGCCTCCGTCCCGGAGCCGGGCTCAGGCGACCGAGCCATTGCGGCCGCCGCCGAACGGGCCAAGGCCACGGCCACCCGTAACATTCCGGTCTTCGATGACCTCCCGGTTCCCGCCGATACCGCCAATCTGCGCGACGGCGTCGAACTCAACGATGCGTTGTTGGCGCTCTTGCCGTTGGTCGGCGTCTGGCGCGGTGAGGGCGAAGGTCGCGACACCCATGGCGACTACCGGTTCGGCCAGCAGATCGTGGTCTCCCACGACGGCGGCGATTACCTGAACTGGGATTCGCGGTCCTGGCGGTTGACCGCGACCGGTGAATACGACTCTCCGGGCCTGCGTGAAACCGGTTACTGGCGATTCGTGACCGATCCCGAGGATCCCGCGGGGCGCGACGAGTCACAGGCCATCGAACTGCTGCTGGCCCACTCGGCCGGCTACGTCGAACTGTTCTACGGCAAGCCCCTCACCCAGGCCTCCTGGGAGCTGGTCACCGATGCTCTGGCCCGCAGCAAGTCCGGATTGCTCGTCGGCGGCGCCAAGCGGCTCTACGGCATCGTCGAAGGCGGCGACCTGGGCTACGTGGAGGAACGGGTAGACGCCGACGGCGGGTTGGTACCGCACCTGTCGGCCCGGCTGTCACGGTTCGTCGGCTGA
- the ygfZ gene encoding CAF17-like 4Fe-4S cluster assembly/insertion protein YgfZ, translating to MTALPSAVPAPEAGPDAGAVWHYGDPLGEQRAAASAAVLVDRSHRAVLTLTGKDRQTWLHSISSQHVSALPDGAVTENLSLDLQGRVEDHWIQTELDGTTYLDTEPWRGEPLLAYLRKMVFWADVQIEPADMAVLSLLGPGLADERVLAALGVEELPQEATAVALPGGGFLRRLPAPGIELDLVVPRASTAEHARRLTEAGVQPAGVWAYEAHRVAAGRPRLGVDTDERTIPHEVGWIGGPGVGAVHLDKGCYRGQETVARVHNLGKPPRMLVILQLDGSADRPVTGDAVTAGGRNVGRIGTVVEHADEGPIALALLKRGLPADTELIAGAEAQAPAVIDPDSMPEADATAGAGRAAVERLRGR from the coding sequence ATGACTGCACTACCGTCAGCGGTCCCGGCGCCCGAGGCTGGTCCCGACGCCGGCGCCGTCTGGCATTACGGTGATCCGCTCGGTGAACAGCGCGCCGCCGCGAGTGCCGCGGTCTTGGTGGACCGATCGCACCGCGCGGTCCTGACCCTGACCGGCAAGGACCGGCAGACGTGGCTGCACAGCATCTCCAGCCAGCACGTGAGTGCACTGCCGGACGGTGCGGTGACCGAGAACCTGAGCCTGGATCTGCAGGGCCGTGTCGAAGATCACTGGATCCAGACCGAGCTCGACGGCACCACGTACCTGGACACCGAGCCGTGGCGGGGCGAACCGCTGTTGGCGTACCTGCGCAAGATGGTGTTCTGGGCCGACGTCCAGATCGAGCCTGCCGACATGGCGGTGCTGTCCCTTCTCGGGCCCGGGCTGGCCGATGAGCGCGTACTCGCGGCCCTGGGTGTCGAGGAGCTGCCGCAGGAGGCGACGGCGGTGGCCCTGCCCGGCGGCGGGTTCCTGCGCCGGTTGCCCGCCCCCGGCATCGAATTGGACCTGGTGGTGCCGCGCGCGTCGACCGCCGAGCACGCCCGGCGGCTCACCGAAGCCGGTGTCCAGCCGGCCGGTGTGTGGGCCTACGAGGCGCACCGGGTGGCGGCCGGGCGACCTCGGCTGGGTGTGGACACCGATGAGCGGACCATCCCACACGAGGTGGGCTGGATCGGTGGCCCCGGTGTCGGGGCGGTCCACCTCGACAAGGGCTGCTATCGCGGGCAGGAGACCGTCGCCCGCGTGCACAACCTGGGTAAACCACCCCGGATGCTGGTGATCCTGCAGCTCGACGGCTCTGCCGACCGGCCGGTGACGGGCGACGCGGTGACCGCGGGCGGGCGCAATGTCGGCCGGATCGGCACGGTCGTCGAACACGCCGACGAGGGTCCGATCGCGTTGGCGCTGCTCAAACGGGGCTTGCCGGCCGACACCGAGCTGATCGCCGGGGCCGAGGCCCAGGCACCCGCCGTGATCGACCCGGATTCCATGCCGGAGGCGGATGCCACCGCAGGGGCCGGGCGCGCGGCTGTCGAACGCCTCCGGGGCCGTTAG
- a CDS encoding DUF1416 domain-containing protein, with translation MCSAPKQGLTLPAGVDLEKETVITGRVVDGSGQAVGGAFVRLLDSSDEFTAEVVASATGDFRFFAAPGTWTLRALSPAGNGDASVAPTGAGIHEVDVKVA, from the coding sequence ATGTGCTCTGCACCCAAGCAAGGACTGACGTTGCCGGCCGGCGTCGACCTGGAGAAGGAAACCGTCATCACCGGTCGTGTGGTTGACGGCTCCGGCCAGGCTGTCGGCGGCGCCTTCGTGCGCCTGCTGGACTCCAGCGATGAGTTCACCGCTGAGGTCGTGGCGTCGGCAACCGGTGATTTCCGGTTCTTCGCCGCCCCGGGCACCTGGACGCTGCGCGCCCTGTCCCCCGCGGGCAACGGCGACGCCAGCGTGGCCCCGACCGGTGCGGGCATCCACGAGGTCGACGTCAAGGTCGCCTAG
- the aspT gene encoding aspartate-alanine antiporter, whose protein sequence is MTLTDRLVDALESTPEMALFLCLALGFAVGKVRVWKISLGGVAGTLVVAILVGMLGDIKLNDEVKTIAFALFIFTLGYISGPTFVGSLNRQSLKYAAFTVIEIASVLGITAVAILIMRLDIGTAAGLLAGGATESAVVGTATDAIARLPLSDAEIETLQANVGTAYSISYICGLITIVLLSSQIFPLIMRVSLRDEAAKLWKKLGGGADEDSATPAAPRIVGRVYRVETAAGQTVESVQNGLGDATAIERISRAGRSLDVHPDLELAEGDEVLVVGLRDNVVLVRDSIGEEVAGDDITMDIDIAEVVFTSQEYRTTTLGEFKREVSVKDRRGVFLQRVTRGDQDLPVNDGTVIQHGDVVRLVGASRDLDRVIGRVGFRLDPTVKIDLVFISVGIVAGFLIGGLVWQIGNIPLTLGTGGGCLLTGLLFGWIRSKRPTFGQYDPGAADVIKTLGLAVFICAVGLSSGPQAVALVKQFGIGLPIAGVAMTAIPAFVSLFVAWKVMRLPAPLTLGAITGQQCSTPGVTAVQQAAGNATPLMAYTIVYAFSNVALPLLGPVVVAMAHAMGS, encoded by the coding sequence ATGACGCTGACCGACCGCCTCGTCGACGCGCTGGAATCGACCCCCGAGATGGCGCTCTTCCTGTGCCTCGCACTCGGTTTCGCGGTCGGCAAGGTGCGCGTCTGGAAGATCTCGCTCGGCGGTGTGGCCGGCACGCTCGTCGTCGCGATCCTGGTCGGCATGCTCGGCGACATCAAGCTGAACGACGAAGTCAAGACCATCGCGTTCGCCTTGTTCATCTTCACGCTCGGATACATCTCCGGGCCGACCTTCGTCGGCAGCCTCAACCGCCAGAGCCTGAAGTACGCCGCCTTCACCGTCATCGAGATCGCGTCGGTCCTGGGCATCACCGCCGTCGCGATCCTCATCATGCGGCTGGACATCGGTACCGCGGCCGGGCTGCTCGCCGGTGGGGCCACCGAGTCCGCGGTGGTGGGTACGGCCACCGACGCCATCGCGAGGCTGCCGCTGTCGGACGCCGAGATCGAGACGCTGCAGGCCAACGTCGGCACCGCGTACTCGATCTCGTACATCTGCGGGCTCATCACGATCGTGCTGCTCTCCAGTCAGATCTTTCCGCTGATCATGCGGGTCTCCCTGCGTGACGAGGCGGCCAAGCTGTGGAAGAAGCTCGGCGGAGGAGCCGACGAGGACAGTGCCACCCCCGCAGCGCCGCGCATCGTCGGCCGTGTCTACCGGGTCGAGACGGCAGCCGGCCAGACGGTCGAGAGCGTCCAGAACGGGCTCGGCGACGCGACGGCCATCGAGCGCATCTCCAGGGCGGGCCGGTCGCTGGACGTCCACCCCGACCTCGAACTCGCCGAAGGCGACGAAGTTCTCGTCGTCGGCCTGCGCGACAACGTCGTGCTCGTGCGGGACAGCATCGGCGAGGAGGTGGCAGGCGACGACATCACGATGGACATCGACATCGCAGAGGTGGTCTTCACCTCGCAGGAGTACCGGACCACGACGCTGGGCGAGTTCAAGCGCGAGGTCAGCGTGAAAGACCGGCGTGGGGTGTTCCTGCAGCGCGTGACCCGCGGCGACCAGGATCTTCCGGTCAACGACGGGACCGTGATCCAGCACGGCGACGTCGTGCGCCTCGTCGGCGCCTCCCGCGACCTCGACCGCGTGATCGGCCGGGTCGGGTTCCGGCTCGACCCGACGGTCAAGATCGACCTCGTCTTCATCTCGGTCGGCATCGTCGCGGGCTTCCTGATCGGCGGCCTGGTCTGGCAGATCGGGAACATCCCGCTCACTCTCGGCACCGGCGGCGGATGCCTGCTGACGGGCCTGTTGTTCGGCTGGATCCGGTCCAAGCGACCCACGTTCGGGCAGTACGACCCGGGCGCCGCCGATGTCATCAAGACGCTGGGCCTGGCCGTGTTCATCTGCGCAGTCGGACTGTCCTCGGGGCCGCAAGCCGTGGCGCTGGTCAAGCAGTTCGGGATCGGTCTGCCCATCGCGGGTGTCGCGATGACCGCGATCCCGGCGTTCGTGTCGCTGTTTGTGGCCTGGAAGGTCATGCGACTGCCGGCGCCGCTCACGCTCGGCGCCATCACCGGCCAGCAGTGCTCGACGCCGGGCGTCACCGCGGTCCAGCAGGCCGCGGGCAACGCCACGCCGCTGATGGCCTACACGATCGTCTACGCCTTCTCCAATGTGGCGCTGCCGCTGCTCGGGCCGGTCGTGGTCGCGATGGCCCACGCCATGGGCTCCTGA